The following are encoded together in the Panicum virgatum strain AP13 chromosome 6K, P.virgatum_v5, whole genome shotgun sequence genome:
- the LOC120713363 gene encoding secreted RxLR effector protein 161-like has translation MSFSVGVASRFMEKPTVKHFNAVKQIMRYLKGTLNFGLVYTQEKKPEELVGYTYSDSGGDIVGRRSTSGMAFYLNEGLITWNSHKEKTVALSSCEAEFMAATAAAKQAFWLRNLLGQIAATEPRAVILYVDNSSDIALMKNPVFHGRSKHIDVNFHFLTECVERGQIVVKK, from the coding sequence ATGTCTTTCTCTGTTGGTGTAGCAAGTAGGTTTATGGAAAAACCTACAGTCAAGCATTTCAATGCTGTCAAACAGATAATGAGATACTTGAAGGGAACACTGAACTTTGGTTTGGTGTATACTCAAGAGAAGAAGCCAGAAGAGTTAGTGGGGTACACTTACAGTGACAGTGGAGGAGATATTGTGGGAAGGAGGAGCACTAGTGGCATGGCCTTTTATCTGAATGAGGGACTGATCACCTGGAATTCTCACAAGGAGAAAACAGTGGCATTGTCATCTTGTGAGGCTGAGTTTATGGCAGCTACAGCTGCAGCCAAGCAAGCTTTTTGGCTTAGAAATCTGTTGGGACAGATTGCAGCTACTGAACCAAGAGCAGTAATTTTGTATGTTGATAACAGTTCAGATATAGCACTGATGAAAAACCCTGTATTTCATGGTCGAAGCAAGCATATAGATGTGAATTTTCATTTCCTCACGGAGTGTGTAGAGCGTGGACAGATTGTCGTCAAGAAATAA